A region from the Aquipuribacter hungaricus genome encodes:
- a CDS encoding DUF6318 family protein: MVGEGRDAVRLGRAWAPAIVVLLAVGTGACTQGEPGDDVTAPVFESASPQPSSEPSSGSSASGPSSGPSSSAEPSGGAGLPSDGPVTAPVLPELATQQTPEGAVAFTQWWFDTLNYATATGDTAGLRAASDPGCGTCQNYIEEIDAAYGAGGAIEGGLFTVRVDPAGAIQDLGVRLAVYADSQAMQVFDDQGAVTGSFEPDSAVITFTALLDPAGWRAGGLAS; encoded by the coding sequence GTGGTGGGCGAGGGCAGGGACGCCGTGCGGCTGGGTCGTGCGTGGGCGCCCGCGATCGTGGTCCTGCTCGCGGTCGGCACGGGGGCGTGCACCCAGGGCGAGCCCGGGGACGATGTGACCGCGCCGGTGTTCGAGAGCGCGTCGCCGCAGCCGTCGTCGGAACCGTCGTCGGGGTCGTCCGCGTCCGGGCCGTCGTCCGGGCCGTCGTCGTCAGCCGAGCCGTCGGGCGGGGCGGGCTTGCCGTCGGACGGGCCGGTGACGGCGCCGGTGCTACCCGAGCTCGCGACGCAACAGACGCCCGAGGGGGCGGTCGCGTTCACGCAGTGGTGGTTCGACACGCTCAACTACGCGACGGCGACCGGGGACACGGCGGGGTTGCGGGCGGCGTCAGACCCGGGGTGCGGGACGTGCCAGAACTACATTGAGGAGATCGACGCGGCATACGGTGCTGGTGGTGCCATCGAGGGCGGTCTCTTCACCGTTCGAGTTGACCCAGCAGGCGCAATCCAGGATCTCGGCGTGCGGCTAGCTGTATATGCAGACTCGCAAGCGATGCAGGTCTTCGATGACCAAGGCGCGGTCACTGGCTCCTTCGAACCTGATTCCGCAGTCATCACCTTCACCGCCCTGCTTGATCCTGCTGGTTGGCGCGCCGGAGGACTGGCCTCATGA
- a CDS encoding zinc-binding dehydrogenase, whose amino-acid sequence MAAGRGARGTYVRVGHDHYGAGMHRVLGSMPSVLALVVRAPFTPELHLPGRSTPRLQRLEHLARLLEEGAVRPVVDRTFPLHDAAGAMAYLASGRAAGRVVLTVPSTGSRDHPSPGAGRG is encoded by the coding sequence GTGGCGGCAGGTCGTGGCGCCCGGGGGACGTACGTCCGCGTCGGGCACGACCACTACGGCGCCGGCATGCACCGGGTGCTGGGCAGCATGCCGTCGGTCCTCGCGCTCGTCGTGCGGGCCCCGTTCACGCCCGAGCTGCACCTGCCCGGCCGCTCGACGCCCCGGCTCCAGCGGCTCGAGCACCTCGCCCGGCTGCTGGAGGAGGGGGCCGTGCGCCCTGTCGTCGACCGGACGTTCCCGCTGCACGACGCCGCCGGCGCGATGGCCTACCTGGCCAGCGGGCGCGCCGCCGGACGGGTGGTGCTCACGGTGCCGTCCACAGGCTCCCGCGACCACCCCTCGCCGGGGGCGGGGCGCGGCTAG
- a CDS encoding NADP-dependent oxidoreductase has translation MRAAFYTEYGSADVLQVGELPDPVTGPDDVLVRVAAAGVNPVDWKVRQGYLQDAFPSHLPVVPGWDVAGTVEAVGPAVTDYAVGDRVLGYVRKDHVQHGTTAELVRAAVRHLAPLPDGVGFEVAGGIPLAGLTALQALEAVAVGEGDTVLVHAAAGGVGAFAVQLAVSRGARVLGTASEGNADFLRSLGAEPVTYGDGLQERVRDLLGGAPVTAAVDLVGGDAIADSFALVEDPSRVVTVTDGAQALAGGGRYVFVRPDSAQLGELARLVADGSLHVEVAGTYDLADVAEAHRRSETGHGRGKVVVTV, from the coding sequence GTGAGAGCAGCCTTCTACACCGAGTACGGATCCGCCGACGTCCTGCAGGTCGGGGAGCTCCCCGACCCCGTGACCGGCCCTGACGACGTCCTCGTCCGCGTCGCCGCGGCCGGGGTCAACCCCGTGGACTGGAAGGTCCGCCAGGGCTACCTGCAGGACGCCTTCCCCTCGCACCTACCGGTCGTGCCCGGGTGGGACGTCGCCGGGACCGTCGAGGCCGTCGGGCCCGCGGTGACGGACTACGCCGTCGGCGACCGGGTCCTGGGCTACGTCCGCAAGGACCACGTGCAGCACGGCACGACCGCCGAGCTGGTCCGTGCGGCGGTCCGGCACCTGGCGCCGCTCCCCGACGGGGTCGGCTTCGAGGTCGCCGGCGGCATCCCGCTGGCGGGGCTCACCGCCCTGCAGGCCCTGGAGGCCGTGGCCGTCGGCGAGGGCGACACCGTCCTCGTCCACGCCGCCGCCGGCGGGGTGGGCGCCTTCGCTGTCCAGCTCGCCGTCAGCCGCGGCGCCCGCGTCCTGGGCACCGCGTCGGAGGGCAACGCCGACTTCCTCCGCTCGCTCGGCGCCGAGCCGGTGACCTACGGCGACGGCCTGCAAGAGCGCGTGCGCGACCTGCTGGGCGGCGCGCCCGTGACGGCGGCGGTCGACCTGGTCGGCGGCGACGCCATCGCCGACTCCTTCGCACTGGTCGAGGACCCCTCCCGGGTCGTCACGGTCACCGACGGCGCGCAGGCCCTCGCCGGCGGCGGTCGGTACGTCTTCGTCCGCCCGGACAGCGCGCAGCTCGGCGAGCTCGCCCGCCTGGTCGCCGACGGGTCCCTGCACGTCGAGGTCGCCGGCACGTACGACCTGGCCGACGTCGCCGAGGCGCACCGGCGCTCCGAGACCGGGCACGGGCGCGGCAAGGTCGTCGTCACCGTCTGA